In Pseudopipra pipra isolate bDixPip1 chromosome 5, bDixPip1.hap1, whole genome shotgun sequence, the following proteins share a genomic window:
- the DHTKD1 gene encoding 2-oxoadipate dehydrogenase complex component E1 isoform X2 produces the protein MEGDRALEQAAQGGHGVSSLETFQTHLDAFSCHLLQVTCLGRGIGLDDLQRSLPNIMILGFFCELSLLDRSRSETVDHALARLITAYAEHGHKAAKINPLFAGQAVMNMVPEIQQLAEVLQGPLVTTGLLNMGKEESSLEDVLAYLDHIYCGHISIETSQLPTLEEREWFAKRFEELKQEAFTPEEKKHLCKLMLESQEFDHFLATKFATVKRYGGEGAESMMGFFHELFKMCAYSGVRDVVIGMPHRGRLNLLTGLLQLPPELMFRKMRGLSEFPENSAAIGDVLSHLTSSVDLDFGAHRPVHVTLLPNPSHLEAINPVAVGKTRGRQQTLLDGDYSPDSSAQPGDKVICLQVHGDAAFSGQGIVPETLTLSNLPHFRVGGSIHLIVNNQLGYTTPPERGRSSLYCSDIGKIIGCAVIHVNGDDPEEVVRATRLAVEYQRQFRRDVIVDLLCYRQWGHNELDEPFFTNPCMYKIIRSRKSIPDTYAEHLTAAGLMTEAEVSEIKTTYYSKLNDHLANMTSYSPPATNLQAHWKGFVEPSAKITTWDTGMPVPLLQFIGAKSVEVPEELQMHSHLLKTYAQSRVQKMEEGKKLDWATAETLAFGSLLSQGFNIRLSGQDVGRGTFSQRHAMLVCQETDDTYIPLNHMSPDQKGFLEVSNSPLSEEAVLGFEYGMSIESPKLLPIWEAQFGDFFNGAQIIFDTFISGGEAKWLLQSGIVILLPHGYDGAGPEHSSCRLERFLQMCDSSEEGVDGDQVNMSVVHPTTPAQYFHLLRRQMVRNFRKPLIVASPKVLLRLPAAVSSFEEMAPGTTFKPVIGDSSVDPKSVTQVVLCSGKHYYALVKQRETLGEKQHNTAILRLEELCPFPLEALQQELSKYSQAKDFIWSQEEPQNMGPWSFVSPRFEKQLGLKLRLVSRPPLPAPAVGIGTLHNQQQEDVLRKTFI, from the exons ATGgagggtgacagagcactggaacaggctgcccagggagggcatGGAGtctcctctctggagacattccagaCTCACCTGGATGCATTCTcatgtcacctgctccaggtgacctgccttggcagagggattggactggatgatctccagaggtcccttccaaacataatgattctgggatttttttgtgaaTTAAGCCTGTTGGACAGAAGCAGGAGTGAAACAG ttGACCATGCTCTGGCTCGTTTAATAACTGCGTACGCTGAACACGGCCACAAAGCAGCCAAAATAAACCCCCTGTTTGCTGGCCAGGCTGTTATGAACATGGTACCTGAAATCCAACAGCTGGCTGAAGTTCTTCAAGGGCCTCTGGTTACTACAG GACTTCTAAACATGGGAAAAGAAGAATCTTCCCTAGAGGATGTGCTGGCTTACCTTGACCATATATACTGCGGGCATATTTCCATAGAAACAAGCCAGCTTCCAACtttggaggagagggaatggtTTGCTAAAAGGTTTGAAGAGCTAAAGCAAGAAGCATTTACACCTGAAGAGAAAAAGCACTTGTGCAAACTGATGCTGGAGTCCCAG GAGTTTGATCACTTCTTAGCCACCAAGTTTGCCACGGTGAAGCGCTATGGCGGCGAGGGGGCCGAGAGTATGATGGGCTTCTTCCACGAGCTGTTCAAGATGTGTGCGTACAGCGGAGTGAGGGATGTTGTTATTGGGATGCCTCACCGTGGAAGGCTTAATCTCCTCACAGGTCTGCTTCAGCTTCCACCCGAG CTCATGTTCCGTAAGATGCGTGGTTTGAGTGAGTTCCCAGAGAATTCAGCAGCCATTGGGGATGTTCTCTCCCACCTGACATCTTCTGTAGACCTCGACTTCGGTGCCCACAGGCCTGTGCACGTCACCTTGCTGCCCAACCCCTCCCATTTGGAAGCCATCAATCCAGTGGCCGTGGGCAAGACACGGGGGAGGCAGCAGACCCTGCTCGATGGAGATTACTCCCCAgacagctctgcacagcccgGGGACAAAGTTATTTGCCTGCAG GTTCATGGTGACGCTGCTTTCTCTGGGCAAGGGATTGTTCCTGAAACACTGACCCTCTCTAATCTACCACATTTCAGAGTTGGTGGGAGCATCCACTTGATTGTTAATAACCAGCTGGGCTATACCACTCCTCCAGAGCGAGGAAGGTCGTCCCTGTACTGCAGTGACATTG GTAAGATCATTGGGTGTGCAGTTATCCACGTGAATGGGGATGATCCTGAAGAAGTTGTCCGTGCCACACGCCTGGCCGTCGAGTACCAGCGCCAGTTCCGCAGGGACGTCATCGTAGATTTGCTGTGCTACAGGCAGTGGGGCCACAACGAGCTGGATGAGCCCTTCTTCACCAACCCCTGCATGTACAAAATCATCAG ATCCCGTAAGAGTATCCCAGACACGTATGCAGAGCACTTGACAGCTGCTGGGCTCATGACTGAGGCTGAAGTGTCCGAGATAAAGACGACGTACTATTCCAAACTCAACGACCACCTTGCCAACATGACGTCGTACAGCCCACCTGCCACCAACCTGCAGGCTCACTGGAAAGGCTTCGTGGAGCCCTCTGCTAAAATCACCacctgggacacagggatgcctgtgccactgctgcagttCATCGGAGCCAAGTCTGTGGAGGTGCCCGAAGAGCTCCAGATGCACAGCCACCTCCTGAAGACCTACGCGCAG TCAAGGGTTCAAAaaatggaggaaggaaaaaagctggACTGGGCAACAGCTGAAACTTTAGCATTTGGTTCTCTGCTGAGCCAAG GGTTTAATATCAGACTAAGTGGACAAGATGTTGGCAGAGGAACCTTCAGCCAACGACACGCGATGTTGGTTTGCCAAGAGACAGATGATACCTACATTCCTCTGAATCACATGTCCCCAGACCAGAAAGGTTTCCTAGAG GTGAGTAACAGTCCCTTGTCTGAAGAAGCTGTGCTTGGTTTTGAATATGGAATGAGCATTGAGAGCCCCAAGTTACTGCCAATTTGGGAAGCTCAGTTTGGAGACTTCTTTAATGGAGCCCAGATAATATTTGACACTTTCATCTCTGGAG GTGAGGCCAAATGGCTTCTGCAGAGTGGGATAGTAATTCTTCTTCCCCATGGCTATGATGGTGCAGGCCCTGAGCACTCGTCCTGCAGGTTGGAACGGTTCTTGCAG ATGTGTGACAGCTCAGAGGAGGGAGTTGATGGGGAccaggtcaacatgtcagttgtcCATCCCACCACCCCAGCACAGTATTTCCATTTACTCCGGAGGCAAATGGTCCGAAACTTCAGGAAACCTCTCATTGTTGCATCTCCCAAAGTGTTACTCAGGCTCCCA GCTGCTGTATCGAGTTTTGAAGAAATGGCCCCAGGGACAACATTCAAGCCTGTCATTGGTGACTCCTCAGTAGATCCTAAAAG tgtcaCCCAAGTGGTGCTGTGTTCTGGAAAGCATTACTATGCTCTGGTGAAGCAAAGAGAGACACTGGGAGAGAAGCAGCACAACACAGCTATTCTGAGACTTGAGGAGCTCTGTCCTTTCCCCCTGGAGGCTCTACAGCAAGAGTTGAGCAAATACAGCCAAGCAAAAG ACTTCATCTGGAGTCAGGAAGAACCACAGAACATGGGGCCATGGTCCTTTGTGTCACCACGGTTTGAAAAGCAGCTGGGGCTTAAG CTCCGCCTTGTGAGCAGacctcccctcccagccccagctgttGGCATTGGAACCCTCCacaaccagcagcaggaagatGTTCTGAGGAAGACATTTATCTAA
- the DHTKD1 gene encoding 2-oxoadipate dehydrogenase complex component E1 isoform X1, producing MSPELHTALHTLLTRCPAHHLPPRCPVLSVRSRGSPARPRSGAAPGALGGPGGGGGGAAGGWGSAAAAMAALAGGARALSRALRPPGPQRWYRTERGVYGYKPGKAAARRAAEPRGAGRAVDHALARLITAYAEHGHKAAKINPLFAGQAVMNMVPEIQQLAEVLQGPLVTTGLLNMGKEESSLEDVLAYLDHIYCGHISIETSQLPTLEEREWFAKRFEELKQEAFTPEEKKHLCKLMLESQEFDHFLATKFATVKRYGGEGAESMMGFFHELFKMCAYSGVRDVVIGMPHRGRLNLLTGLLQLPPELMFRKMRGLSEFPENSAAIGDVLSHLTSSVDLDFGAHRPVHVTLLPNPSHLEAINPVAVGKTRGRQQTLLDGDYSPDSSAQPGDKVICLQVHGDAAFSGQGIVPETLTLSNLPHFRVGGSIHLIVNNQLGYTTPPERGRSSLYCSDIGKIIGCAVIHVNGDDPEEVVRATRLAVEYQRQFRRDVIVDLLCYRQWGHNELDEPFFTNPCMYKIIRSRKSIPDTYAEHLTAAGLMTEAEVSEIKTTYYSKLNDHLANMTSYSPPATNLQAHWKGFVEPSAKITTWDTGMPVPLLQFIGAKSVEVPEELQMHSHLLKTYAQSRVQKMEEGKKLDWATAETLAFGSLLSQGFNIRLSGQDVGRGTFSQRHAMLVCQETDDTYIPLNHMSPDQKGFLEVSNSPLSEEAVLGFEYGMSIESPKLLPIWEAQFGDFFNGAQIIFDTFISGGEAKWLLQSGIVILLPHGYDGAGPEHSSCRLERFLQMCDSSEEGVDGDQVNMSVVHPTTPAQYFHLLRRQMVRNFRKPLIVASPKVLLRLPAAVSSFEEMAPGTTFKPVIGDSSVDPKSVTQVVLCSGKHYYALVKQRETLGEKQHNTAILRLEELCPFPLEALQQELSKYSQAKDFIWSQEEPQNMGPWSFVSPRFEKQLGLKLRLVSRPPLPAPAVGIGTLHNQQQEDVLRKTFI from the exons ATgagcccagaactgcacacagctCTCCACACGCTCCTCACCCGCTGCCCAGCACACCATCTCCCTCCCCGCTGCCCTGTTCTGTCCGTCCGcagccggggcagccccgcccggccccggtCCGGCGCCGCCCCCGGTGCTCTgggcgggccggggggcggtggcggcggcgccGCGGGCGGTTGGggcagcgcggccgcggccATGGCGGCGCTGGCGGGGGGGGCCCGCGCCCTGAGCCGCGCTCTGCGCCCGCCCGGCCCGCAGCGCTGGTACCGCACCGAGCGCGGCGTCTACGGCTACAAACCCGGCaaggcggcggcgcggcgggcggcggagCCCCGCGGAGCCGGCAGAGCAG ttGACCATGCTCTGGCTCGTTTAATAACTGCGTACGCTGAACACGGCCACAAAGCAGCCAAAATAAACCCCCTGTTTGCTGGCCAGGCTGTTATGAACATGGTACCTGAAATCCAACAGCTGGCTGAAGTTCTTCAAGGGCCTCTGGTTACTACAG GACTTCTAAACATGGGAAAAGAAGAATCTTCCCTAGAGGATGTGCTGGCTTACCTTGACCATATATACTGCGGGCATATTTCCATAGAAACAAGCCAGCTTCCAACtttggaggagagggaatggtTTGCTAAAAGGTTTGAAGAGCTAAAGCAAGAAGCATTTACACCTGAAGAGAAAAAGCACTTGTGCAAACTGATGCTGGAGTCCCAG GAGTTTGATCACTTCTTAGCCACCAAGTTTGCCACGGTGAAGCGCTATGGCGGCGAGGGGGCCGAGAGTATGATGGGCTTCTTCCACGAGCTGTTCAAGATGTGTGCGTACAGCGGAGTGAGGGATGTTGTTATTGGGATGCCTCACCGTGGAAGGCTTAATCTCCTCACAGGTCTGCTTCAGCTTCCACCCGAG CTCATGTTCCGTAAGATGCGTGGTTTGAGTGAGTTCCCAGAGAATTCAGCAGCCATTGGGGATGTTCTCTCCCACCTGACATCTTCTGTAGACCTCGACTTCGGTGCCCACAGGCCTGTGCACGTCACCTTGCTGCCCAACCCCTCCCATTTGGAAGCCATCAATCCAGTGGCCGTGGGCAAGACACGGGGGAGGCAGCAGACCCTGCTCGATGGAGATTACTCCCCAgacagctctgcacagcccgGGGACAAAGTTATTTGCCTGCAG GTTCATGGTGACGCTGCTTTCTCTGGGCAAGGGATTGTTCCTGAAACACTGACCCTCTCTAATCTACCACATTTCAGAGTTGGTGGGAGCATCCACTTGATTGTTAATAACCAGCTGGGCTATACCACTCCTCCAGAGCGAGGAAGGTCGTCCCTGTACTGCAGTGACATTG GTAAGATCATTGGGTGTGCAGTTATCCACGTGAATGGGGATGATCCTGAAGAAGTTGTCCGTGCCACACGCCTGGCCGTCGAGTACCAGCGCCAGTTCCGCAGGGACGTCATCGTAGATTTGCTGTGCTACAGGCAGTGGGGCCACAACGAGCTGGATGAGCCCTTCTTCACCAACCCCTGCATGTACAAAATCATCAG ATCCCGTAAGAGTATCCCAGACACGTATGCAGAGCACTTGACAGCTGCTGGGCTCATGACTGAGGCTGAAGTGTCCGAGATAAAGACGACGTACTATTCCAAACTCAACGACCACCTTGCCAACATGACGTCGTACAGCCCACCTGCCACCAACCTGCAGGCTCACTGGAAAGGCTTCGTGGAGCCCTCTGCTAAAATCACCacctgggacacagggatgcctgtgccactgctgcagttCATCGGAGCCAAGTCTGTGGAGGTGCCCGAAGAGCTCCAGATGCACAGCCACCTCCTGAAGACCTACGCGCAG TCAAGGGTTCAAAaaatggaggaaggaaaaaagctggACTGGGCAACAGCTGAAACTTTAGCATTTGGTTCTCTGCTGAGCCAAG GGTTTAATATCAGACTAAGTGGACAAGATGTTGGCAGAGGAACCTTCAGCCAACGACACGCGATGTTGGTTTGCCAAGAGACAGATGATACCTACATTCCTCTGAATCACATGTCCCCAGACCAGAAAGGTTTCCTAGAG GTGAGTAACAGTCCCTTGTCTGAAGAAGCTGTGCTTGGTTTTGAATATGGAATGAGCATTGAGAGCCCCAAGTTACTGCCAATTTGGGAAGCTCAGTTTGGAGACTTCTTTAATGGAGCCCAGATAATATTTGACACTTTCATCTCTGGAG GTGAGGCCAAATGGCTTCTGCAGAGTGGGATAGTAATTCTTCTTCCCCATGGCTATGATGGTGCAGGCCCTGAGCACTCGTCCTGCAGGTTGGAACGGTTCTTGCAG ATGTGTGACAGCTCAGAGGAGGGAGTTGATGGGGAccaggtcaacatgtcagttgtcCATCCCACCACCCCAGCACAGTATTTCCATTTACTCCGGAGGCAAATGGTCCGAAACTTCAGGAAACCTCTCATTGTTGCATCTCCCAAAGTGTTACTCAGGCTCCCA GCTGCTGTATCGAGTTTTGAAGAAATGGCCCCAGGGACAACATTCAAGCCTGTCATTGGTGACTCCTCAGTAGATCCTAAAAG tgtcaCCCAAGTGGTGCTGTGTTCTGGAAAGCATTACTATGCTCTGGTGAAGCAAAGAGAGACACTGGGAGAGAAGCAGCACAACACAGCTATTCTGAGACTTGAGGAGCTCTGTCCTTTCCCCCTGGAGGCTCTACAGCAAGAGTTGAGCAAATACAGCCAAGCAAAAG ACTTCATCTGGAGTCAGGAAGAACCACAGAACATGGGGCCATGGTCCTTTGTGTCACCACGGTTTGAAAAGCAGCTGGGGCTTAAG CTCCGCCTTGTGAGCAGacctcccctcccagccccagctgttGGCATTGGAACCCTCCacaaccagcagcaggaagatGTTCTGAGGAAGACATTTATCTAA